CAGCAAACGCGAGATCCGCTCCCGTGACGGAGTCGACCAGACGGATGCGCGCGGTCGAGTGCACGAGGCTCTCGGGCACGAATGCGGAGACCAAGCCGCTGCGCTCCATGCCGGCAGTGTTCACGATCCAGACGGATGCGTCTCCGACGCCGCCGCCCTCCTCGGCGAAGGCGCGCAGTGCCTCCTGAGTCAGCAGCCAGGAGTCCTGCTCGGCACGGATCGCCTTTTCGGCCTTCCAGTGCCACTGGTCGGTGCCCGAGGACTGGGCTGCGTCGCCGGAAGTCCACGGGGACGCGGCTCCCCACGTGTGCTCGTCGAAGAGTTCGACGCTTTCCCAGGCGTGGTCCATGCGGGCCGCAAAGCCATCAGCAGCACCTCCGTCGGCACCCGCCCCGACGGCACTGCCGAGCATGGCCACGACAGACCTCGCCTGTGCAAGCGCTGACTGCGCCCCGCGATTCATCTGCAGTTGGCGGGCGCCCGAGCCAATTCCGTCAGCCCACCAGTCGTTCCAGTCACCCGTGTATGTCTCAATCTCGTCGGTGTGTGCCGCTTCGATCTGTTCGAAGAAATCCTGAGTGCGAGTGATTTCGAGCTTCGGGTACTCCCAGCGCTCGTTCCACGCTTCGACGACCTCGGACAGTCGCCGGTTCGGCGGGCAATTGTCGCCCACGCGCCCCATCACTCGCAGATGGATCTCGTCCCACGGGTACGGCGCGCGGTTGAATTCGCGATCGGCACAGGCGAACCCGAAGACGTTTTCATCGTACGGAAACGAGGCCGTCTCCTCGCGCAGCAGGTACAGCGGAAGCAGGTCGTCGACGTGATCGACGCTGTCATGAAACCCTAGATTTGCGGCCTCTTGGTAGGCCATCCCCTGCGCCGTGGTGGTCATCCAGACGAGCACACTGTTGCCTGCGGGTGAGGCCCAGCGGAACAGCCGCGGGAGGTGTTCGCCGGCACCGAGGTAAGGCACGGACCGGCCTGCCCAGTTGTGTGCGACCGCGAGATACTTCACGCCTGCATCGGCGAGCGCATCGACTGTGCCGCCGACGCAGCCCGGGACATCCGTCTGGTAGGCAACAGGAACGGTCAGACCGTACCGTTCTGCAATCTCCTGCGAGTACCGCAGCAGCCCGTGCAACTCCTCGGTCGAACAGGCCTCGGTGTGCAGGTTGAACGGCAACGCGGCAATCTCGATCTTGCCGGCGCGCACTTGGGCCATGAACCGCTCGACGGTCTCCGGTCGTCTGCGAGCGATCCACTCGCGCAACACCCAGATCGACTCAACGCTCCAGCGGAACGCACTTGCGCCATCTCCGCCGTCGGCTTCGGCGAGACGGAGGGCATCATCGAGGTATGCGAGTTGCTCGACAATGACCCGGCCCTGCAGGTCGGTGTAGCCGATGTCAAAGTGGGAATGATGCACGAGAGAAACACTCCAGTGCCGAACGGGGCGAACCTCCAGCAGCACCGATTCTTCACCGAGCTCTGGGAACTGAACGCTCACTCGAGCCAGCTGTTCGTGTTCGGGAAGGAAGAAGCGGGCCCCGCCCGGCGCGTCCTCCGCCTGCAGGTCGAGCACCGTTCCACCCGCCAGCGTGACGATCGCCCTGGATAGCCGCGCGGCGGATCGAACTCGGATCGGCTGCTCGGAGCCAGTGTCCGTTCGTCGCAGAAGCGGTTCGGCCACCAGGTCAACTCGCTGGTCGCCGATCTGGAAGGTCTGGAATGCGTTGTTGCGCAGGCCATTGATCGCTCGTTCGTGGTCAAACGGATACGTGCGGCGCAGGCCGGTCTGGTCGGTCATTGGTGCTCCTTCGGTTGAATCAGTGATTGTGGGAATCGGCCGGTCGCTCGCCAACCCGCTCCAAATGTCCTGAGTGTGCTGAACGACGAACAGCTTCGACAACGCTCAAGTTCGCCACGACGTCGTCGCCTCTGCCGCTGCTGCGGGTGATATCACCGGTTCGCCGCACGAATTCTTCGAGTTGGTAGTCGAAACTGGTGCGTCCGGCGACGGTGCCCACCTCGGTCGGGCCAACGGTCGGCCTGATGCGGAAGCTGTGGCCGTGGTGCGGGCCAATCGGTCCGGTTGCCACGACTTCTGCCTCCTCGAAGCTCAAAGCGAGCGAGACTGGATCGTCTCGGTCGAACGAGCATTGGATGGTTGCAGCGCGGCCGTCTGGGAAATTCAACTCGGCAGACGTCTCTGAATCCGCCCCGCTGGGATTCAGGCGCTGCTTCGCCCGGACGCCGATCGGCTCAGCGTCGAAGAGCAGGCGTGTCCAGTGCGCACCATAGACGCCGTTGTGCAGCAGCGCCCCGCCACCGAGCTCGGCCACGTGCAGGATTGACGCAGGGTGATATGCACGTGTGCCGTTGATGACAGAGCGGATCGACCGCAGATTCCCGAAACGCCCAGAAGCGACGAGTTGCTCGAGGAGCCCGAAAAAGGGATGGAAGCGATAGTGGAAACCCTCCATGACGACCCGGCCCGCGACTGCTGCGGCGGCCTTGATTGCCCGAGCTTCCTCGGCGCTGACAGCGATCGGTTTCTCGCAGAGCACATGTTTTCCCGCCTCAAGGGCCGCGATCGTCCAGCGCGCGTGGTCCGAAGCGGCATTGGACACATACACCGCATCTATGTCGGCATCCGCGAGAATATCCTCATAGTCACCGGAGGCGCGAGGAATTTCCCACAAGCCGGCAAATGCATCGGCGGCTCCGGGGCGCACCGCAGCGACGCGGATCACCTGAACGTCGTCTCGACGCCCCGCTGGTTCGAGCAAGGCCTCCGCTGCGATGTTCGACGCAGCGATCATCCCGAACTTTGTCACCATCAGGCGCTTCTCCGTCGTCGAGACGAGATCATTCTGTAGAAGCCACCCATGAACTACGGAGTCTTTACAACGGCCTTGACTGCCGCCGCCTCGAAGCGTCGCAGTTGCAGGGATGCGGAATTGCCGCTCACGACGAGGTCGGCGAGCTCGTCTCCGAGATAGGTCGACGCGGCCGCGCGCAGAAGTTCGCGACCGAACCGGAGTTCGACCTGCACCGGCTCGTCGGCGAATGACTGAAGCCGCACGATCATGGCACCATCATCCGCTTGGGCCAATCCCACGACCTGCACTCGTGGGTCGGATATTGTCAGCGCGCTCTGCTCCGCCGGCCCATCCGTATCGGTCCCCGTCGCGCGCGCGGCGCGCAGCGGATGCACAAGTGCGGCCGCCGTGCGCAACGCGAGCTCGCTCGGCGACTCGTCGCTGCCCTCGCGGACACCGACGGCATAGCCGAATGTGGCCTCGAACCCCTGTTCGATCGGAAAGTTCGTGTCCCAGACGTTGTTGTGCACCCACGAGTAAACAGTTCCCGGCTCTGACGGGCTCGTGCTCGCCGGGAACGGCGCATACGGCACCGCGATCGCATGCGGCTCGACCAGCGGCGCGTCTCTCGTCACCCATGCCACCGCATTGTCTTCGTTCTCCACGAGGACCCAGTCGCGGATGCCGCGCATGTGCTGCGGAGCACCCGGGATGTGCGGCAACCCATCACCCGTGACGCCGCCCGAGACCTCGAACCGCATGCGAGCGGCGTCTCCGGCGAACGGAAAGCTGAAGTACGCGCTCTCTTTGACCAGACGCGACGGCTTGGACAGGCGGTTCTCGATCAGCAGCCGCGGCTCTCCATGACGCAGACGGAGAGTCACCCTCACCCAGTTGACACCGTCTGCCTGATACTCGTAGACCAGTGTTTGCTCGAGCTCCGTTGTGGTGCGGTCGACGACGCGCGACGGCCGCGCAAGGGTGCGGGTTGCAAGCATCTCGAGTCGCTCACTCACCGCGAGCTTGTTCGCCAAATGGTTGAATCCGACTCCCGAGCTTGCATACTCGTCGTAGACGTAGCCGTTGAATCCGACGACGGCATCCTGGTTGACCAGCTCCCGGCCGGTCCGCTTCTCGACAATCGATGCGATGGTCGACATATGTTCGTCGACGCGCACAGTGAGATACTCGTTCTCGAGCGTCAGGAGCTCGCCGCGCGGCATCCGCTCGGTATCGGATCCTTCACTGCGGCCGGAGTCCCCGAGAGAGATCAGTCCGTATTCGCTGCTTCCTGATGCACTCCGCGATGCGGCCTGCTGCTGATGCCCCGTGGCCGTCGCGGCACGAGCGCCGCCGGCGGCCAGAACGTCGACGCGGACAGAGCCTAACGCCGGGACATTCTCTAGGCGTGCCTCGACCCAGCGGCCCGACTCCCGGTGGGCGGCGTTTGACTGTTGTTCGAGCACGAATGGCACACGCGACCCGTCGCGGCCGTCGACCAGCTCGATCTCGGTGCTGAACGGCACAGCCGCCTCCGGCAGCAGGAATCGGACGACGCCGCTGCGGCGCAGACTGGTCGGGTTGGCGATGACGAAGCTGGCGGCCGCGTCCGGGGCGGTCGCGACCATCTGGCCAAGGTAGGCCAGTGCGGTCTCCAGGAGTTCTGACGACCTCTGCTGCGCGACCAGGCTCTGTGCAACTTTCCACTGCCACTGCAGCTCTCCGGAGGAGAACCCCTCGTCGCCGTGGGTCCAGGAATTGCCGGCTCCCCACGTGTGCTCGTTGAACATTGAAATCGCGTCATACGTTTCGGATGACCGCGTAGCCTCATCCCGTACCGCCTGACCGCCGGACAGCGCACTCAGCTGGGAGATCGTGCGACCCTCGACCACCTCGGCCTGAGCCTTGCGCATGAAAGCCATCGGCACTGCAGCCGAGCCGACGCCTTCGACCCACCAGTCGCCCCAGTCGCCTTCGACTGTGATGAGTTCATCACCGAGTCGTGCCTCGGCATCTTCAAAGAAGTCCTCATTGCGCGAGACTCGCAGTCGTGGCGAATCCCACGTGTCGTTCCATTGCCGAACGATGCTCGGCAATGCCAGTCGCGCGGGAGCATTGTCGCCCATGAAGCCCTGAACGCGCAGGTGCAAAATATCCCACGGGTATGGGTCCCGCCCGTCCAGAGATTCGCCATGCGCGCCGAACACGCCGGGTGGGAATGGGTAACCCTTGGTGGCCATCGCGGTGAGGTAGGCCGGGAAGTAGTTCTCGACTTGCTCGATCCCCTCGGTGAACCCCACCATGGGGCCTTCCATATACGCCAGCCCGTGTGGGCTGTCTGTCATCCACACGAGCACTTCGTTGCCCGCGAGCGAGCGCCAGCGGAAGAGGCGCGGCAAGTTGAGAGCGCCGGTCGTGTGGGGCTGTGAGCGGCCGGCCCAGTTGTGCGCGACTGAGAGATACTTCACGCCGACTTCCTGCAGCGCGTCGGGCAGGCCCGCGACCTGTCCGGGCACGTCGGTCTGCATGGCGGATGCGAATGGGATGCCGTATTCGTCGCGCAACCGGCGAGCGCCGCGCAACAGTTCGTGCAGTTCGTCGGTCGAGCACACGTCGGTGTGCAGGTTGTACGGCAGCGCGCTGAGGCCAATCGAGCCGGCCTTGACGTGCCGCACCAATCGATCCATCTGATTCTCGGGGCGATGTGCCTGCCAGTCGGAGATCGCCCACAGTGCTTCGCTGTTCCACCGGAAACGGGCCTCCTCCGGCCACTGCTCGGTTTCCTCGATCAGGTCGAGGGCGCTGTCCAGGTACGAGCGCTGCGCAGCAAACACCTCCGTCTGCCGGTCTGTGTAGCCGAAGTCAAAATGCGAGTGATGCACCAGGTGAATGGTCCACTCGCGCTGATTCTCAAGCAGAAACTCGATCCGCTCCGCTCCGACCTCCGGCACGGCCAGGCTCACCTGCACCGGCTCATCCACCGTCCGAACGAGCAGGCGAAGACTCCCGGCCGGACCGTCTTCGACCGCGACAACCAGTTCACTGCCGTCGGAGGTTGTCAGCGAAGGGCGAAGCGCACGGCCGGCGAGTTCTACGTCGCGGCCGATCATGCGCACGCTCTGCACGCGCACACCATTGACGGTCTTCATGAGCGGTTCCAACAGAATGGCGACACCGGTGGAGCCGACGGTGGCCTCCGCGCAAATTGCGCGCTCGATCAGGCCGAGCCGGGCATCCTGATCGTCCCATGGTCGGGTCTTGATGAGCTTGCGTACGGACACGAACGTTCCTCTTTCCGTGGATGAAAGTGACGAGAGGTAGGTGCAGCAGTCGGTCGACTGCAGCGGGCGCGAGGGCGCTCAGTATTGACCCAGTGTGAGCCCCTTCTGGAAGAACTTCTGAGTAAAGAGGAAGAGCACAGCGGTCGGCACCGAGACAAGGAGCGCTGCAGTGAGGGTGACCGTGTAACCGGGGCCGCCGCCCTGCGTTGATTGGAGTGCGTTGAGCAGTGGCATCAACGGGCGCGCGTCGCTTTGGGTGAGGATCAACGACAGCAAGAAATCGTTCCACACCCACGTCGCTTGGAGGATGAATACCACCACGAGCGCGCTGGTGCTCATCGGCAGGTAGATGCGTGTGAAGATCTGCCACATATTCGCTCCGTCGACGACGGATGCTTCGAACACCGTTTCCGCGATGCCTGCGAAGAAATTGCGCATGACAAACGCCGAGAACGGTAGGGCCACGATCGAGTAGATGATGATCATCCCGACGATCGTGTCGTACATCCCGGAGTTGGCGTAGAAGCTGAACCACGGAATCAGCATCATCTGAATCGGAAAAACGGTGCCGCAGAAGACGATGAAGAACCACGCGAAACCATGCTTGAGCTTCAACACGATCACAGCGAAGCCGATACACGCGCCGAGGATGACGGCGATGACCGGTGCAATAATCGCATAGATCGCCGAGACACCGAAGCCTGCTGAAACGTCCGTCGTTGTGAAGACCAGAACGACGTTCGCCCAGAAGTCACCGAGATTCCCGGTCGTCCACAGTTGCGTGCCGGAGAAGCCTGCGTTCGACTTGCTGGAATTGGCGAGCAGCAGATAGATCGGCAAAAGCCAAACGATCCCGAGGATGCTCAGAACGAGGTACCGGCCGATGCGTCCGATCATGCTTGTGCCACCTTCCCGCGACCTGACGAGTCTCCGATGGTGAGCTGCCGCCGCAGGTAGAGAACTGAGGCGGCCACGGTGACGATTGTCAAGAAGATCGCCACTGCCGCACCCAGCCCGTATTCACTGTTCTGAAATGTGTCTGCATACATCGTCACGCCTAGGGTCTCGGAGACACGGTTCGGCCCGCCCTGGGTCATCGTCTCCACGATGTCGAACGTCTTCAGACTGTTGACGATGGACAGCCCGACGACGATCGTGGTTGAAGGTCGCAGCAGCGGCCACACCATCGACGTGAAGAGTCGCCACCCGTTCGCCCCATCGATCCTGGCCGCCTCCAGCGGCTCCTTCGGGATCGACTGCAATCCCACGATGAAGAGCAAGGCGTTGACCCCGATCCCCTGCCATGCCGACGCGAAAATCATCACGATCGTGTTGAGCGGCGCTTCCTGCAACCATCGCGTCTCCGCGCCCGGAAGGTTAAAGAATGCCAGCGCCTGCGACAGTGCTCCGCCGTTCTGGAAGATGAAGTTGAAGACCACACCAATGGCGACACCTGACAGCGCGTAGGGAATGAGAAAGGGGATCCGAAACCACGTCCCCCCTTTGAGCCCGAAGGTCAAATAAGCGACCACCAGCCCAATTCCGACTGGGACGATCAACGTGCCCACGACCCAGATCGCCGTGTTCATCACCGAGGTGAGGAACGCCGGATCCTGGAACATCGTCACATAGTTCTGAAACCCGACGAACTGCGGTGTGCCCAACCCGTTGTAGCTCGTCAAGCTCAGGTACATCGTGTAGACAATCGGGATGTACATGGCCAGGAGCACAAGGAGCACGCCTGGGCCGGCAAAGGCCCAGGCGGCCCGCTGATACCCCATAGGTTTGGAGTTCATCAGCACTTACTTGTTGCTGGCCCAGTACTGCGCAGATGTGCTTTCGATGCTCTGCAAGTACTTGGTCGGGTCGCCTGGGTTAGTCATGAACCCGGTGAAGTTGTTCAACGCAGCTGTCAGAACCGGAGCCGGCGCGGCCTCGTAGTAGCGGAGGTAGGCCTCGAACTTCGCCTCATCCGTCACCTGCTTGCCGAAGTCCTGTAGTGTCGCGTTGGCCGCCGTCGCCTGCGGGTTGTAGGGCAAGATTCCCTGCGCCTTCGACCAGGTCGTCTGAGCCTTGGGACTCATCAGCCATTGCGCGTACTTGAGTGCCAGCGTCTTGTTGGCCCCCTTCGCCGTGACACACACCGGGGCCGGCTCGACCGCGACGGGCGTCTTGCCGTTCTGGGTCTTGATTGCAGGGATTGGGAAAATGCCCCAGTCGGTGCCCGGCTTCATGCCTACCTGGCCGAGCGTGCCCGGGTACCACGTGCCGAACGGCTGCATGGCGGACTGCCCGTCTTTGAAGTTGGTCTGACTTTGCGTCTTGGAACCCGGGTCGCTGAAGTAGCCCTTCTGCAACATCTGGAGCCAGACATCCATCGCGGCCTTGACCTGCGGGTCGGTGTACGACGCCTTTCCGTCGTTGATTGCATTGTATTGGCTGACATCCGTCCCGGTCATCGTGATCATGTACCACACGAACGCCCAGGGATTGCCGCTCTGACTGTAGAAGGGGGTAATGCCGTGCGATTTCAGCGTCGCCGCAACGTCCAGCATTCCGCTCCACGTGGTGGGCGGCGTCAGGTTGTACTTGGCGAACATCGCCTTGTTGTAGTACATCCCCCAGTAGTCAACCTCGAGCGGCACACAGTACTGCTTGCCATTGATCGTGAACATCTTCTCGATCGCCGGCGAAACCCACTTGTCTGCAATCGCTTGCTTCCAGATGCTACTGGTGTCAGCGACGAGTCCCTGCTTCACGAGCTGCTCGAGCTGGGTACCGGTGTGCCACGTGAAAATATCCGGCGCCTTGGGGGTTCGCAGTGACTGCTTGACGAATGCCTGGAACTGATTTTGGTCGCTGTAGGTGCTGGTCTTGAGTGATACGCCGATTTCCTTCTTAGCGGCCGTCGATAGTGGGTCGTAGTTCCACCCCTTGTCCTCGGTGAAATTGATTGTTCCGGTCTTCGCTGTCGTGCCGCTTGAAGATGAGCAGGCGACGAGGCCGGCCGTTGCTGTAATGACAATCGCCGCTGCAGCGAGCCATTTCTGAGCCTTCACAGGAACTCCCTTGTTCAATGATTTGGGTTGGTATCGTTACCAATGGGTTGAAAGTATCACACCGATTCTGGTAACGCAACCATTGCAATTCCGATCGAGACGTCGCGCATCGCCGAACGTACCGCGGCAATCGCCGCGCGTACAGATGGCGCCGAACATCCGCTGGGCGGCGACTGCGAGCTCGGTGTCAGCGAAGATGCCGCGGCTCGATCTGTAGTTCTACAGGCAACTCAACGGTGTGCGCCGGGCTGTTGCTTGCCTGCCCCTCGATGCGGGCGAGCAGCAGTTCAACCGCGCGTCGACCCAGTTCGCCGCCATCATGGGCAACGACAGACAAAGGCACTGGTGACAGGTCCGCGAACTCGAACGAGTCGAATCCGATGAGCCTGACCTCCGGCGCATGCGCCGGAGCGGTCGAGTGGAACGTGACGATGGCGCGGATGGCGCCGAGTGTGTTGCGGTTATTTGCGGAGAAGACCGCGGTCGGTGGGAGCGCGTGAGTGAACAGCTCAGCCAGCGCTCGTTCCGCTCCCGCGGCTTCCTGCTGCCCTGTGCGGATGAGGTGCTCGTACACGGGCACATTGTGATCACGGTGAGCATGTCGGTAGCCCTCAAGACGGCGCTGTCCGGTCAGCACTGACGTGCGCGTACCCAAGAACGCGATACGTCGGTGACCTTCGTCCAGAAGTCGGCTGGTCGCCTCGTATGCCCCTCCGATGTCGTCGATTAGTACCGTGTCGACCTCAAGGCCCGGAACGGGGCGCGAGGCAAAGACCATTGGAATGTTGCCCAACGCTTCGCGGGTAAGGTGCTCAGAATGAGCAGGGTCAGCGGGCACAACAATCAGGCCTTCCACCCGGCGGCCGATGAAGTCGGCGACGAGCTGGCGCTCGAGATCGGGATCTTCGTTGGAGTTTCCCACCATGATGCGCCGACCGGCCTTGGCGGCGACTTGCTCGATTCCACGCTGCAACTCGGCATAGTACGGGTTCGCAATGTTGGTGATCGTGACACCGATGAGTCCGGATTTGTGCCCAGGCCGCAGGCTGCGAGCATTCTCATTCCGGCGGAAGCCCAACTCGAGCGCCGCCCTCTCCACACGCGTGCGCAACCGAGGGCGCACGTTGGCGCTGCCATCGAAGACACGGGATACGGTCATGGGACTGACCTGGGCTCGCTCGGCAACATCCTTGATCGTAGGGGGCTTGGTCCTCACAGGCGGTAGATCATTGTCCCGGCGCCCGCCACTCATAGCAGACAAGGTACACCACCCCGCGCACCCATGTTCTCGTTCGACATTCGTAGGTCCAGAGTTGGGTGCATCGTCCGCACGCAGTATGTGGTAACGTTACCAGCATTATCAGGAGGAACGATGACAACGTTGTGCATTGACCTAGGCGGCACGTCGGCCAAACTCGGCGTGTACGACGCCGGTCGTGCGCTTTCTTCCGCACGCATTCCGGTTTCCGGTCACCCCGTCGATCTCGAAACCATTCGTCTCGCAGCCGGGGATTTGCGCGCGACGGTCGACGCCGTCATCGACCAGGTCGCGGTCGCCGTGCCGGGCATCGTCGACCAGGCCAGCGGCACTCTTGTGGCCGCCCACGGCAAGTACACATACGCACTGGGGATGGACCTTCGATCATGGGCGGCACAAGTCTTTGATGTGCCTGCGCTGATTGAAAACGATGCCCGCGCAGCGCTGTTCGGCGAGGTCGCTTTCGGGGTCGCTCAAGGCCACACCGACGCCGTCCTGGTCATGCTCGGAACCGGTATCGGCACCGCCGCGATAATGGATGGCCGCCTCATCCGCGGCGCTCACGACCATGCGGGCGTGCTTGGTGGCCACGTCACCGTCGACATCGACGGCCCACTCTGCAATTGCGGCAACGTTGGCTGCGCCGAGGCGGTTGCAAGCACCTGGGCGCTCGAGCGAGCGATTCGCGAGCACCCGGAATTCGCGACCTCGGATGCCTGGCACCGTCTGCTTGAGAACGGCTCAGTCGGCATTCTCGACCTGATGTCAGCTGACGATGACATCGCCCGCGACGTCCTGCAGCGATTCGTGCGCATCTGGGGTGCCGCCGCTGTTTCGTTGTGCCACGCATATGACCCCGACGTCGTCGTGGTGACAGGCGGCGTCTTGCGCACACCCGTTCACGTGCTCCCCGCCCTCACCTCATACATAAACACGCATCTGTGGTCGTCGTTCCCGCGGCCGCGGATGCTTCTCCCCGAGAATCCGGAGCACTCCGTACTTCTTGGGCTTTCGGCGTTGGCCGAATCCAACCGTTGACCATTGAAAGGATTCTGGTGACTCACGCAACCGACGCCCGTACTAACTACATCACCCAACCGACGATCCCGCTGCCTGCTGGAAGCACGATCTGGACAGGTGATGACGCATGGGGGCACTTGGCCGACGCTGCCTCGGCGTCAGCCGCGTCAGTCATTGCGATCGACACCTACCCGGGGGTCGACCTGCCCCAAATGCTCGCAACTCTCCAACGCGCCATGCCGACATTCACGATCGTCAACGTCGAGGAGAGGGCCGCGCTGCCGATCGAGGCGATCGATGGACTGATCGGACGGAATCTGACCGAGGACCGAGTCTTCGGCGTTCTGAGCAACTACGCGCTCGACGAGTTCTACGACGCACAAGCCCTGCTCGACCTCGGTGCCGAAATCGCTTCTTCCGGCCAGCCGACGATTGTCGTCGGCTGGGGTGCGACGCTCGCCGTTTCGGATGCCGACATCGTGGTGCTCGCGGACCTCGCGCGCTGGGAGATTCAGCGGCGGCAGCGCGCGGGCGCCCCGAATTGGCGATGCGACAACGGCTCCGAAGACGATCTCCGCAAGTACAAGCGTGGCTTCTTTGTCGAATGGCGCACTGCTGACCAGCACAAGCGCACCTTCCTGGACCGCGTGGACTTCCTCCTCGACACAAATCGCGGTATCGAGGAGGCCGCATTGATCACCGGCGACTCATTCCGACTCGCGCTTCAGACAGCCGCTACGAAACCGTTCCGCGTCGTGCCCTTCTTCGACCCCGGAGTCTGGGGCGGACAATGGATGAAGCAAAAGATCGGATTGGACCCGGCATCCGAGAACTATGCTTGGTGTTTCGATTGCGTGCCCGAAGAGAACTCGCTCCTGCTCGAGCGGGACGGTCGCGTCGTTGAAATTCCGGCCATGGATCTCGTGCTGAGTCAGCCGCGCACACTGTTGGGTGATCGCACTTTCTCACGCTTCGGCGCCGAATTCCCCATCCGCTTCGACCTTCTCGACACAATGGGAGGCGGCAACCTCTCGTTGCAGGTCCACCCATTGACGGACTACATGCAACGCACCTTCGGAATGCACTACACGCAAGACGAGAGCTACTATCTGCTGGACGCCGACGAGAGCGCGGTCGTCTACCTCGGCCTGAAGACCGGCACCGACCCGCACGAACTCGAGTCGGCACTTCGTCAGGCAAGCGACGGGCAGCATCCGTTCCCGGCTGACGAGTTCGTCAACCGATTTCCGGCCAAGAAGCATGATCATTTCGCCATCCCGGCCGGAACAGTGCACTGCTCCGGCGCCAATTCGATGGTGTTGGAAATCTCGGCAACTCCGTTCATCTTCACGTTCAAACTCTGGGACTGGGATCGGCTCGGCCTCGACGGTGTTCCCCGGCCTGTTCACATCGACCACGGCGTGAAGAACATCCAATGGGAGCGGGACACGACGTGGGTCGAGGACAATCTGCTCGACACCGTCGAGTTGATCTGCGAATCGGAAGACGTCACCGAAGAGCGCACGGGCTTGCATGCTCTCGAATTCATCGAGGTGCGGCGCCACTGGTTCTCTGAAGAAGCGGCGCACGACACAGATGGAACAGTGAATGTCCTCAACCTCGTCGAAGGCGATGAAGTCGAGGTCGTGAGCCCGAGCGGCGCATTCGAACCGTATGTGGTGCACTACGCAGAGACGTTTATCGTACCCGCGGCAGTAGGGCCATATTCCATCCGGCGCACAAAAAACTCGGCGAGCGAGCGATTCGCGACGGTCAAGGCCTATGTGCGCGGCACGCGAACAAGCGACGAGTAAGACTCTCGATTAACGAATGGAATCGATCAATTCATGATCAAGACAGTGCACGTCGTCTTCAAGACACACCTCGATCTTGGCTTTACCGGATACGCCGCCGATGTCGTCGATAAATATGAGAACGACTACATCCCGAAGGCCATCGCATTAGCCGAGCAGCTGGCCGAAAGCGACAGCGGGACCAGCTTTATCTGGACGACCGGTTCGTGGCTGATCAATCATGTGCTCGAAGCCGGCTCGCCGGCTCAGGTTGAGCAGCTCGAGCGGGCTATCCGGGCTGGCCACATCGCGTGGCACGGGCTGCCTGTTTCAACGCACACCGAGGCAATGGATCCACTGCTGTTCGACTACGGCCTATCGATCGCCGCCCGGCTC
The Rathayibacter sp. SW19 DNA segment above includes these coding regions:
- a CDS encoding glycoside hydrolase family 38 N-terminal domain-containing protein, translated to MTDQTGLRRTYPFDHERAINGLRNNAFQTFQIGDQRVDLVAEPLLRRTDTGSEQPIRVRSAARLSRAIVTLAGGTVLDLQAEDAPGGARFFLPEHEQLARVSVQFPELGEESVLLEVRPVRHWSVSLVHHSHFDIGYTDLQGRVIVEQLAYLDDALRLAEADGGDGASAFRWSVESIWVLREWIARRRPETVERFMAQVRAGKIEIAALPFNLHTEACSTEELHGLLRYSQEIAERYGLTVPVAYQTDVPGCVGGTVDALADAGVKYLAVAHNWAGRSVPYLGAGEHLPRLFRWASPAGNSVLVWMTTTAQGMAYQEAANLGFHDSVDHVDDLLPLYLLREETASFPYDENVFGFACADREFNRAPYPWDEIHLRVMGRVGDNCPPNRRLSEVVEAWNERWEYPKLEITRTQDFFEQIEAAHTDEIETYTGDWNDWWADGIGSGARQLQMNRGAQSALAQARSVVAMLGSAVGAGADGGAADGFAARMDHAWESVELFDEHTWGAASPWTSGDAAQSSGTDQWHWKAEKAIRAEQDSWLLTQEALRAFAEEGGGVGDASVWIVNTAGMERSGLVSAFVPESLVHSTARIRLVDSVTGADLAFAERNQINPVHRDAGRFVEFLIEGVPALGSRRVDVVIDDTHGRATSPEGTVIVSSAAAPVWQLENGRLRVQVDPCTGAISSIRDLVTGRELVNDGSAFGFNSYVHDRLTPRGEFNHLSGFIADNGPDLVLLADRATPSHVAFEGAATDAAGSWLRYRIFGVGMDSVVTTLRLIGESDFVDITNRVIKPYTAEKESGFFAFPFAIEQPTVRYEIAGSVAGDDLPAVPGGADYMHAVRDWVTLHSSDRSATLVTQDAPLIQVGDIALPFAPFPGTLKAAEPATIFSWIHNNIWDTNFPTGQAFEMAFHYRVQGFLAESVEAAGIRGADLAQDLVRPLLAVAADAGGEPAARTSLLEIDDARVRILSVANTERNTLLVKLQSLAESNLDVTLTTSHPVGEAWNAGMNGARRAGIDIRNGHSLIVRVARFGTAAVELRRA
- a CDS encoding Gfo/Idh/MocA family protein → MVTKFGMIAASNIAAEALLEPAGRRDDVQVIRVAAVRPGAADAFAGLWEIPRASGDYEDILADADIDAVYVSNAASDHARWTIAALEAGKHVLCEKPIAVSAEEARAIKAAAAVAGRVVMEGFHYRFHPFFGLLEQLVASGRFGNLRSIRSVINGTRAYHPASILHVAELGGGALLHNGVYGAHWTRLLFDAEPIGVRAKQRLNPSGADSETSAELNFPDGRAATIQCSFDRDDPVSLALSFEEAEVVATGPIGPHHGHSFRIRPTVGPTEVGTVAGRTSFDYQLEEFVRRTGDITRSSGRGDDVVANLSVVEAVRRSAHSGHLERVGERPADSHNH